From Brassica oleracea var. oleracea cultivar TO1000 chromosome C3, BOL, whole genome shotgun sequence, a single genomic window includes:
- the LOC106331639 gene encoding lipid transfer protein EARLI 1-like → MASRNSSSVALFFALNILFFTLTVATDCGCSPSPKPKPVPSPKPPKHVPSPSVPSPSVPSPSVPHPNPRPATPPRTPGSSGNCPIDALKLGVCGNVLSGLLNIQLGQPSAQRCCSVIQGLVDLEAAVCLCTALRANVLGINLNVPISLSVLLNKCNKKVPSGFECT, encoded by the coding sequence ATGGCTTCAAGGAACTCGTCCTCTGTTGCTCTTTTCTTCGCCCTCAACATCCTCTTTTTCACCTTAACCGTTGCAACTGATTGTGGTTGCAGCCCAAGTCCCAAACCCAAGCCGGTCCCAAGTCCTAAGCCCCCCAAGCATGTCCCAAGTCCTTCAGTCCCAAGTCCCTCTGTCCCAAGTCCATCGGTCCCACACCCTAATCCTAGGCCGGCCACACCTCCGAGGACCCCTGGCTCATCAGGAAACTGTCCAATAGATGCTCTCAAGCTCGGTGTATGTGGAAATGTCCTAAGCGGCCTACTCAACATACAATTGGGTCAGCCATCAGCTCAACGATGCTGCTCGGTTATCCAAGGTTTGGTTGACCTCGAGGCTGCGGTTTGTCTCTGCACTGCTCTTAGGGCTAACGTTCTTGGGATCAACCTTAACGTTCCTATATCTCTCAGCGTTCTTCTCAACAAGTGTAACAAGAAGGTTCCGTCTGGTTTTGAATGCACTTGA
- the LOC106332314 gene encoding lipid transfer protein EARLI 1-like has protein sequence MASKNSASLIIFLTFNILFFTLTTACGGGCGSIPKPKPKPTPTPSSSGSCPRKTLKLGVCANVLKDLLKIELGTPPVKPCCSLLKGLVDLEAAACLCTALKANVLGIKLNVPVSLSLLLNACGRKTPRGFICA, from the coding sequence ATGGCTTCCAAAAACTCAGCCTCCCTTATCATTTTCCTCACATTCAACATCCTCTTTTTCACGCTAACTACTGCTTGTGGCGGTGGCTGCGGTTCCATTCCCAAACCTAAACCTAAGCCCACCCCAACTCCATCCTCCTCAGGAAGCTGCCCTAGAAAAACTCTCAAACTTGGCGTTTGTGCCAATGTCCTAAAGGATCTTCTCAAAATTGAACTGGGCACGCCACCGGTCAAGCCTTGTTGTTCACTCCTTAAGGGTTTGGTTGATCTTGAGGCTGCTGCTTGTCTCTGTACCGCCTTAAAGGCAAATGTTCTAGGAATTAAGCTTAATGTTCCCGTCTCTCTCAGTCTTCTTCTTAATGCTTGTGGCAGGAAGACCCCTCGTGGATTCATATGCGCTTGA